CTCGGGCATGCGCGTCTCGGCGTTGCCCCGCACGCTGCCGGGAGCGTTCACGGTGCGCTCGGCCGAGCCGGGCATGCCGGTCTGCGCCGCGGCGGCGCCGGTGAGGGCGAGGGTGGCGGCGAGCGCGAGCAGGGTCGTGCGCATGGGGTGTTCCTTCTCCGAGGGATCGTGGGGCGGCAACGCGCGACGGCCCGGCCAAGCTCCACCGGAATCCACAGCGCGAAAGACTTGCCGCTTCCGATTTCCGTTCCTATTTTGTTCTCATCACTGGATGGAACACGGGAGAGCGGCGATGCAGCAGGCACCGGAGCGCGACGAGGATCCGGGCGAGACCGCGCGCATCGAGCAGGCGGCCTGGACCGCTGCGATGATCGAGGCGGAGCGCGAGCGCGCCCTCGACGCCTGGCTCGCGCGCGAGGCGGGCTTCTGACAACGACGCCCCTGCGCATTTGCGCGGCGGATGCCGCCCTGATTTTCCGCAGATCAGGCTCTTGCGTCCCGGCCCAGGCCAAGTATCGTTCGCCTACGAACGAGTTTGCATCCTGGTGACGACAAGTCGCTCCGGGATGGGCCGGAGGTTCGCGCCATGTCGACCCGCGACGAGACGTTTCGTCCCCTGTCCCGCCGTACGCTCCTCGGCGGACTCGCCGCGGCCCCGTTGGGCTTTTCAGCCTCCCGGGCGATCGCGCAAGGATCGGGGCCGATCCGGATCGGCGAGCTGAACTCCTACGGCCGCATGGCGGCCTTCGCGGTGCCCTACCGCAATGCCATGCAGCTCGCGCAGGACGCCGTCAACAAGGCCGGCGGCATCAAGGCGCTCGGCGGCCGCCCGATCGAGATCGTGTTTCGCGACGACGGCTCGACCCCGGGCGACGCCACGCGCGTGGCCGAGGAGCTGCTGACGCGCGAGAACGTCGCCTTCCTGTGCGGCACCTTCCTGTCCAACGTCGGCCTGGCCGTCGCGGACTTCGCCAACCAGCGCAAGGCCCTGTTCCTCGCCACCGAGCCGCTGACCGACGCGCTCACCATGGGCAGCGGCAACCGCTATACCTTCCGGGTGCGGCCCAACACCTACATGCAGACCCGGATGCTGGTCGACGCGGTCAAGGACAGCGGCGTCAAGCGCTGGGCGATCGTGGCGCCGAACTACGAGTACGGCCAGTCGGCCGCCGCCAACTTCAAGCGCCTGATGGCGGCCGCCGTGCCGGGCTTCGAGGTGGTGGGCGAGCAGTTCCCGGCTCTGGGCAAGGTCGATGCCGGCGCAACCGTCGGTGCCCTGTCGCAGATGAAGGCCGACGGCCTGTTCAACGTGCTGTTCGGCGCCGACCTCACCGCCTTCGTGCGCGAGGGCAACACCCGCGGGCTGTTCGAGAAGCGCAAGGTCGCGAGCCTGCTCACCGGCGAGCCCGAATACATGATCCCGCTCGGCGACGAGACGCCGGAGGGCTGGGTCACCACCGGCTACCCGTGGGAGACGATCGACACCCACGGCCACAAGGAGTTCGTGGCCGCCTACCGGGCCCGGTTCAACGACACGCCGCGCCTCGGCTCGCTCCTCGGCTACGTCGTCGTCGGCATGATCCGCGACATGCTGGAGAAGGCGAAATCCACCGAGACCGAGGCGATGATCGCGGCCCTCGAAGGCCTGACCTCCCAGACCATCGCCGGCCCGGTGACGATGCGGGCGCTCGACCACCAGTCGACGCTCGGCGCCTGGATCGGCGAGACCGCGCTCAACGGGCGCCAGGGCACGATGAAGAAGGTCCGCTACGCCGACGGGGCCGACTACATGTTCCCCGAGGCCGAGGTGAAGGCGGCCCGCAAGGCCTGACCCCTCGACGATCCGGAGCGGAGGCCCCATGGACCCGTCCTTCCTCGTCCTCCAGGCCTTGTCAGGGCTCGCCAGCGCCTCGTCGCTGTTCGTGATCGCCTCCGGGCTGACGATCGTGTTCGGCGTCACCCGGATCGTGAACTTCGCCCACGGCTCCTTCTACATGCTGGGGGCCTACATCGCGGTCACGATCGTGCCGCGGCTCATCGATTTCTCCTATTCCCCCGCCGCGTTCTTCCTCGGCGTGCTGCTCTCCGCCCTCCTCGTCGGAGTCATCGGCGTCGCGGTCGAGGTCCTGCTGCTGCGCCGCATCTACCGGGTGCCCGAACTCTTCCAGCTGCTCGCCACCTTCGGCGTGGTGCTGATCGTCGAGGACCTGGTGCTCAAGGTCTGGGGCCCGGTCGACATCGCCGGCCCCCGCGCGCCCTCCCTCCGCCACGGCGTCGAGATCTTAGGGCAGCGCTTCCCCGCCTACGAGCTGGTGCTGATCGCGGTCGGTCCCCTGGTCCTGGGCCTGCTCTGGCTTCTCATGCACCGCACCCGCTTCGGCGTGCTGATCCGGGCCGCGACCCAGGATCGCGAGATGGTGGGCGCGCTCGGCGTCAACCAGGCGCGGCTCTTCACCCTGACGCTGTTCCTCGGCGCGAGCCTCGCGGGGTTGGGTGGCGCTCTTCAAATTCCGCGCATCCCGGCGAACGCCCACATGGACCTCTCGGTCATCACCGACGCCTTCGTCGTCACGGTGATCGGCGGCATGGGCTCGGTGCCGGGCGCCTTCGTGGCGGCGTTGATCATCGGCCAGCTCCAGGCCTTCGGCATCCTGATCTTCCCGAAGGTGACCCTGGTCCTGGTCTTCGCCCTGATGGCGGTGGTGCTGGTGGTCAAGCCCTGGGGCCTGTTCGGCCGGCCGGAAGCCGCGTCCGGCCGGGTGATGCCGCCGGAGGGCATCCCGGGATTGCGCCGCTTCCGCCCGGCGGAAGTCGCGCTCGCGGGGCTCGCCATCGTCGCCCTGCTGGCGGTGCCGCTCGTCGGCGACGCCTACAAGGTCAAGGTCGCGACCGAGATCCTGATCTTCGCGCTCGCCGCCTTCTCGCTGCAGTTTCTCGTCGGGGTCGGCGGCCTCGTCTCGTTCGGGCACGCGGCGTATTTCGGCCTCGGCGCCTACGCGGCCGGCCTTCTCGTCACCGGCCCGTTCAAGGCGCCGATGGAGCTGGCGCTTCTCGCAGCCCCCCTTGCCGCGGGCTTGGGCGCCGCCTTGTTCGGCTTCTTCATTGTGCGGCTGTCGGGCATCTACCTCGCGATGCTGACGCTGGCCTTCGGGCAGATCGTCTACGCGATCTGCTTCCAGTGGGTCGAGGTGACGGGAGGCGACAACGGCGTCGTCGGGGTCTGGCCCTCGTCCTGGGCGTCTGGCCGCACCACCTACTTCTACCTCGTCGCCGCCCTGTCGCTCACGGCAATCGTGCTCTTGCGCCGGGTGATCTACGCCCCCTTCGGCTACAGCTTGCGGGCGGCACGCGATTCCGCCACCCGCGCCGAGGCGATCGGCCTCGACGTCCGCACCCATCGCTGGCTCGCCTTCACTCTGGCGGGCGCCGCGGCCGGGCTCGCCGGCGGGCTCTACGCCTTCATGAAGGGCTCGATCGACCCGACGCTGACCGGCATCCCGCTCTCGATCGACTTCCTGGTGATGGTGCTGGTCGGCGGCATCCAGACCGTGATGGGCCCGCTCGTCGGGGCCGCCTTCTTCCACGCGCTGAAGGACGCGGTGATGCCGCTGACCGAGTTCTGGCGCCTGCTGCTCGGCCTCGCGATCATCGCCACGGTGCTAGCCTTCCCGCGCGGCCTCGCCGGCGCCGCCGAGGCCCTGAGACAGCGCAAGCCGAGCCCTAAGCCGGTGGAGGCCCAGGCATGACCCTGCTCCTCGTCGAGGGCCTGACCAAGCGCTTCGGCGGCGTCGCCGCCGCCAAGGACGTGTCGTTCACGCTCGACGCCGGCGAGATGCTGGCGATCATCGGGCCGAACGGCGCCGGCAAGTCCACCACCTTCAACATGGTCGGCGGGCAGTTGAAGCCCGATTCCGGCACCATCATGCTCGACGGCCGCTCGATCGCCGGCCTGCCGGCCCGGTCGATCTGGAAGGCCGGCGTCGGGCGCACCTTCCAGGTCGCCCAGACCTTCGTGTCGATGACGGTCGCCGAGAACGTCCAGATGGCGCTGCTCTCGCATCACGGGCGGACCCGCAGCCTGTTCCGGGACGCCCGCGCCCTCTACCGCGACGAGGCTCTGTCGCTGCTTGCCGGGGTCGGTATGCGCAGTGATGCCGACCGGCCGGTCTCGGAACTCGCCTACGGCGACGTGAAGCGGGTTGAGCTGGCCGTGGCCCTCGCCTCACGCCCGAAACTCCTGCTGATGGACGAGCCCACCGCCGGCATGGCGCCGCGGGAGCGCTCGGGCCTCATGGCGCTCACCGCCGAGGTGGCGCGGACGAACGGCATCGGGGTCCTGTACACCGAGCACGACATGGAAGCGGTCTTCGCCCATGCCGACCGGGTGCTGGTGCTGGTGCGCGGCGAGATCATCGCCGCCGGCACGCCGGAGGAGATCCGGGCCAACCCGCGGGTGAAGCAGGTCTATCTCGGCGAAGCCGGCACCGAGGCGGCGATGCGCGCCCGCCGGAAGGCGGTGGCATGAACGCGCTTCTCGACGTTTCCGGTCTCACGGCTTCCTATGGCCGGGCGCAGGTGCTGTTCGGCGTCACCCTGCGGCTGCGGCCCGGCGAAGTGGTGGCGCTGATGGGCCGCAACGGCGCCGGCAAGTCGACGACGCTGAAAGCCATCATGGGCGTGCTGCCGCCGACCGGCGGCACGGTCTGGTTCGAGGGCCAGGCGGTCACCGGCTGGGAGCCGTTTCGCGTCGCCCGCCGCGGCCTCGGCTACGTGCCGGAGGAGCGGCGCATCTTCACCGACCTGACCGTGATGGAGAACCTGGAGGTCGGCCGGAAGGTCCCGGCCGACGGGCGCGCCGCCTGGACGCCGGACAAACTCTTCTCGATCTTCCCAACCTCGCCGAGATGCGCACCCGCCGTGCCGCCGCGATGTCGGGCGGCGAGCAGCAGATGCTCACGATCGCCCGCACCCTGATGGGCAATCCCCACGCGGTGCTGCTCGACGAGCCCTCCGAGGGCCTGGCCCCCGTGATCGTCGAGCAGATGGCGGATGCGGTGCTCAGGATGAAGCGCGAGGGCATCGCTGTCCTGCTCTCCGAGCAGAACCTGAGCTTCGCCGGCGCGGTCTCGGACCGGGCCTACGTGATCGAGAAGGGGGCGATCCACTTCGAGGGCACGATGGCGGCGCTCGAGGCGGACGAGGCGGTGCGAGAGGCGTACCTGACGGTGTGAGGGCGCAGGCCTTCATCCCACTCACCCCTTTCCCGGACGACCGAAGCGAAGCGGAAGGAGATCCGGACCAGGGGAAGAGTGCCGCGAAGCGGCTCTGAATTTGCAACGTTGCAGGCACAAGGACGCTTCGCGACTTTTCGTGCTGGATCCCGCATCTCCTTCCGCTGACGCTTCAGTCGTCCGGGAAAGGGGGAGCCAAGACAAGCCGACCATGGGACCCTGGCCCCATCCAACTGTTCGTAGGCGAATGATCGAGGTGTGACGTGAGACGCGTGGCAGGCATCGATGTCGGCGGCACCTTCACCGACCTTCTCCTGACGGAGGCGGATCAATCGGGCGTGCGCGTGCGCCTCGCCAAGGTACCGACGACCGTCCGCAACCAGGCCGAGGGCGTGCTGGCGGCGATTGCCGCCGCGGAGGTGGCGCCGGCCGACCTCGACCTCGTCATCCACGGCACCACCGCCACCACCAACGCGGTGCTGGAGCGCAAGACCGCCAAGGTCGGGCTCATCACCACGCAAGGGTTTCGCGACGTCCTCGAACTGGGGCGGCGCACGCGGCCCAAGCCCTACGGCCTGTTCGGCACCTTCGAGCCGTTGATCCCGCGCGAATGGCGCCGCGAGGTGCCGGAGCGCGTCATGGCCGATGGCGCGGTGCGCACGCCCCTCGACGAGGCGGCGGTAGCGGAAGCCGTGCGCGCCCTGCTGGCGGAGGGCTGCGAGGCCCTGGTGATCCACTTCCTGCACGCCTACGCCAACCCGGAGCACGAGCTGCGCGCCGGCGCCATCGCCCGCGAAATCTGGCCCAACGCCTACGTCACCCTCGGCCACGCCCTTCTCTCCGAGTTCCGCGAGTACGAGCGCGGCACCACCGCCTCGGTCAACGCGGCCGTGCAGCCGATCCTCGACCGCTATGTCCGTCGCCTCCAGGACGACCTGCGCGCCAAGGGCTTTGCCCGCGACCTGCTGGTGATGAACGGCAACGGCGGCACCGTGCCGGCCGGGCTCGTCGTCGAGGCGGCGGCCAAGACCGTGATGTCGGGCCCGGCCTCGGGCGTGATGGCGGCCGCCGCCACCCTCGCCCAGTCTGGGCTCGCCAACGCCATCACCTACGACATGGGCGGCACCTCGACCGACGTGGCGCTGATCGCCGGCGGCGTGCCTGAGGTCTCGGCGGAACTGACGATCGATTACGGGTTGCCGATCCACCTGCCGATGGTCGACGTGCACACGGTGGGCGCCGGCGGCGGCTCGATCGCCTCCGTCAACCGCGCCGGGATGCTCCAGGTCGGGCCCGAGAGCGCCGGCTCCGAGCCCGGCCCGATCGGCTACGGCCGCGGCGGCACGCGCCCGACCATCACCGACGCCAACCTGGTGCTCGGCCGGCTCGATCCGGCCCGGCTCACCGCCGTGCGGGCGGGCGTCTCGCTCGACACGATTCGGGCGGCCTTCGCCCGCGACCTCGCCGAGCCGCTCGGCATGAGCGTCGAGGAGGCCGCCGAGGCGGTGATCCGGCTCGGCACCATCCACATGACGGGCGCCATCCGCATGGTGTCGCTGTCGCGCGGCTACGATCCGCGCGACTTCGTGCTCTTCGCCTTCGGCGGCGCCGGCCCGCTCCACGCCGTGGCGCTCGCCCGCGAGCTCGGCATCCCGGAGGTGCTGGTGCCGGCCCGCCCCGGCCTCACCAACGCGCTCGGCTGCCTCGTCGCGGACCTCCGCCAGGACCGGGTGCGCACCCTCAACCGGCCCCTCGACGGGCTCGACATGGCGGATCTGCGCACCGTGCTGGAGGAGCAGGCGGCGGACGCGCTGGCGATGGTGGCCGAGGAGCAGGCCGAGATCGAGGAGACCACGGTCACCTACGGCGCCGACATGCAGTTCCGCGGCCAGACCCACCTGATCCGCGTCGCCCTGCCCTCTCCCGGGATCGACCGCGCGACGCTGCAGGAGCTGTTCGAGGCGGCCTATTTCCGCCGCTTCCAGGTCCGGCTGCCGGAGATCCGGGCGGTGGTGGTCAACCTCGTCACCTCGGTGATCGGGCGGCGCAAGCCCTTCCCGCTCGCGGCGCTGATCGACGAGGCCGGCCGCAGCGATCTCGCGGGCGCCCGCCTCGGCACGCGGCCGGTCTATGCCGGCGGCGCCTGGCACGAGGCGGCGATCTATTCCCGCGAGGCGCTGCCGCTCGGCGCCGAGATTTCTGGGCCCGCCGTCATCCAGCAGCTGGACGCGACCACGGTGGTCGAGCCCGGCGCCGTGGCGCGGGTCGACGCCATCGGCAACCTGAGGATTCGCGCATGAGCACCCTCGACGCTCTCACGCTCGCGGTGATCCAGGCCGGGTTGCAGCAGGTCTGCAACGAGATGGATATCGCCTTCTCGCGCTCGGCCTTCTCGCCGGTGATCGCCGAGGCCGACGACCGCTCGGACGGCATCTACGACCGCGACACCGGCGCGCTGATCTCGCAGGGCGAGTACGGCCTGCCGGTCTTCGTCGGCACGATGCAGTACTCGACCGGCGAGCTGATCCGGCTGATCCGCGAGGGTCGGGTCGGGGCCCCTGAGCCCGGCGACATCTACATCGTCAACGATCCCTATCTCGGCGGCACGCACCTGATGGACGTGCGGTTCGTCAAGCCCGTCTTCGTCGAGGATCAACTCTTCTGCTGGCTCCAGAATACCGGCCACTGGCCCGATATCGGCGGCATGGTGCCGGGCGGCTTCTCGGCCCACGCGACGGAGGTCGAGCAGGAGGGCCTGCGGCTGCCGCCGGTCAAGCTGTTCAAGCGCGGCACGATGGATCCGGAGATCTTTTCCATCATCGCCTCGAACATCCGCGTCGCCGACCAGCGCATCGGCGACATCAAGGCGCAAGCCGCCGCCCTGATGGTCGGCGAGAGCCGGCTGGCCGACCTTCTCACGAAGTACGGGCGCGACACCCTGGATGCCGCGATCAAGGAGATCCGCGCCCGCTCGGCCGAGCGGATGCGGGCCGAGATCCGCCGGATCCCGGACGGCACCTACACCTCGGAGGCCTTCGTCGATTCCGACGGCGTGGTGAACGAGCCCCTGCGCATCGCCCTCACGATGACCAAGGCCGGCGACGGCCTCACCTTCGACTTCTCGGGCTCGTCCCCGCCCTGCCGCGGCCCGATGAACTCGGTGGTGGCGACGACCTATTCGTCGGTCTACCTCGCGGTGAAGCACGTCTTCCCGGACGTGCCGATCAATGCCGGCACCTTCGAGCCGCTGACGATCACGAAGCCCGAGGGCACGTTCCTCGACGCGCGCTACCCGCGCCCCGTCTCGGGCTGCGCCGCGGAGGTGAGCCAGCGCATCGCCGAGGCCGTGTTCCTCGCCCTCGTCCAGGCGATCCCCGACAAGGTGACGGCGGCACCCGCCGGCACCTCGGGCAACTTCGCGCTCGGCGGCTTCGATCCGGCGAAGAACGCGCCCTACGTGATGTACCAGATCACCGGCGGCGGCTACGGTGGGAACATTGCCCATGACGGGCTCTCCAACGGCTGCTCGACCATCGGCATCTCGAAGACCGCGCCGGTCGAGGTGATGGAGCAGTACTATCCCGTCCTCTTCCGCCGCTTCGCGCTTCGCGAGGGATCGGGCGGCGCCGGCGCGCATCGCGGGGGGTTCGGCGTCCATTACGAGGTCGAGCTGCTGCGCGGCGAGGCCCGGGCCTCCTTCGTCATGGATCACGGCCGCTTCGGGCCGCCGGGAGTTCTGGGTGGCGGCGACGGCGCGCCGAACGTGGTGCGGATCCACCGGAACGGCGAAACGATCACGCCGCTCCACCTGTCGAAGGACCAGAACATCGCGATCCAGGCCGGCGACCGGGTCGAGGTGATGACGCCCGGCGGCGGCGGCTACGGCGCGCCCGCGAGCCGCGACCCCGCGCTCGTCGCCCGCGACCTGCGCCGGGGCTACTATCGGGCCGACGAGACGAAAGACCTGTGGGGGAGCAGCCAGTCATGAGCGCCGACAGCCTCTCCACGGAAGCCCGCTCGAAAAAGTTCGGGGCGGCCGAGGCCGACGGCATCGTTCGCTGCGATGCCTGCCCGGTCCTGTGCCGGATCCGGCCCGGCCGCTCCGGCGCCTGCTCGCGCTACGCCAACGAGGACGGGCACCTGGTGCGCACCGACCCGGTCGTGCTGCTGCACGACGCGGCGGAGGCCGGCCAGAAGCTCGTCCCGTTCGGGGCGGCGGAATGGGACGGGCGGGTGCTCGATCCCTCGCGCACCTTCGTCACCGGCATCGGCGCCGGCACCACCTATCCGGACTACAAGCCCGCCCCCTTCATCGTGGCGAGCGAGCATGAGGGCGTCGAGACCGTCACGGTCGTGACCGAGGGCATCTTCAGCTATTGCGGCGTGAAGGTGAAGATCGACACCGACCGCCATCTCGGCCCGGAGCGCGCAGGCGTGCGCGTCAACGGCGAGGAGGTCGGCCACGTCACCACCGCCGAGTACGGCTCGCAGATGCTGTCGGTCGGGGGCGTGCGCCACCTCACCGGCGGCTCGAAGAAGGAGGGCAATGTCACCTGCGACACGCTGCTCCGCCTCTGCTCGGGCGACGCCGTCACCATGACGATCGACGGCGGCCACGAGGTCGTGGTCCAGGCCGGCCACGCCCCGATCGTCGACGGCACGCCGGAGCAACGCATGCGCGTCGGCTGCGGCTCGGCGACCGTCGGTATCTTCGCCCGGCAATGGCTCGGCCACGCCGACGAGGTGATCGTCGTCGACGACCACATCACCGGGGTGCTCACCGAGCACCAGGCCGGGAAGGTGCTGGGCATGCGCCCCGCCGGGATCCGGGTGAAGGGGCGGCGCTCGACGCCGGGGCGCTACTTCCAGGTCGCCAATCCGGGGGTGGGCTGGGGCGGCACCGACATCGCCGACCCGCTCGGCATCATCCAGGCGATCGACCCCGCCACCGCCTGGCCGGGCTTGCGCCTCCTCATGACCTCGACCACCGGGGAGCACGCCCTCTGGCTCGTCCTCGACGACGATCTGAAGCCCGTACCGGCCGAGATGCCGGCCCCGGTGCGCGGGGTGGTCGACCGGATCGGCGAGAATTGCGAGCCCTCGCTCTGCACCGTCCTGTTCATGGCCGGGGCCGGCGGGTCCTTGCGGGCCGGGGTCACCGAGAACCCGGTGCTGCTGACCCGCTCGGTCGCCGCCGGCGAGACGAAGGTCACGATGGGCGGCGCCCCGGTCACGGTCTGGCCCGGCGGCGGCATCACGGTGATGGCCGACGTGACGCGGCTGCCGAAGAACGCCTTCGGCTCGGTGCCGACGCCGGCGATCGTGGCGCCGATCGAGTTCACCCTGCCGCGGGACCTCTACGCGCGCCTCGGTGGGCACGACGGCGACGTGGTGACGATGACGGACGTGCTGCGCGAGGTCGGGCCCGCCGCCCGGATCGATCCGTGGCATCCCGGCCATCCCTGGCCGGCGGGGGAAGTCGCAGGAGGGTCGGCATGAACGCACCCCACCCGCGCAAGGCGCCGCCCGAGGTCGACGCCGAGGCGGTCCGCGCCTACCGGGTCGAGGAGCAGATCGGCTACCTGATCCGGCGGGCGCACCAGCGCGCCTCCGCGATCTTCGAGACGGTGATGCGGGATTTCTCCGTCACGCCGGTGCAGTTCGCCGTGATGACGAAGCTGCACGACCTCGGCGCGACCTCGCAGAACCAGGTCGGACGCCTCGTCGGAGTCGATCCCGCGACGATGTTCGGCGTCGCCCGTCGCCTCACGACGCGCGGCCTGGTGCGGCCGACCGCCGACGAGGCGGATGCCCGGCTGGTGCTGCTCACCCTGACCGCCGAGGGGATCGCGGTGATCGAGGCGATGAAGAGCCGCGGCGCCGAGGTGACCGCTCGCACCCTCGAACCCCTCGCGCCCGAGGAGGCGGCCACGCTCGTCCGCCTCCTCGCCCGGCTCGGCTGACGCGGATGGACGGCCCGGCGCACCAGGTCCTGGCGGATGGCCGGCTGCATCTGCAGCACGGGCCGATCGATCTGGTGTTGCGCGCCTACGGGGCCGAGGCCGCCGTGGACGAGGCGCACCGGGCGGCTTTCGCGCGCTTCGCGACGATTCTCGGGGAACTCGTCGCCGAGCTGCCCGAGCTGCGCAAGCCGATCAGCGAACGCCCCCGGGTGGAGGGCGCGGTCGCCCGCCGGATGGTGGCGGCGTGCCGGCCGCATCGCGCGTTCATCACCCCGATGGCCGCGGTGGCGGGCGCGGTGGCCGACGAGATCCTCGACGCGATGGGCGAGGCCGCCCCCCTCGACAAGGCCTTCGTCAACGACGGCGGCGACATCGCCCTGTACCTGACCGAGGGCGAGACCCTGTCGGTCGGCGTCGCGGCGGATTTCTCCCGCGGCCCGGTGCCGGCCATGAACGGCCGGGTGACCCTGCGCCACCGGGACGGCATCGGCGGCATCGCCACCTCGGGGCGGCAGGGCCGCTCCTTCTCCCTCGGGCTGGCCGATTCGGTGACCGTGCTCGCGCGGAACGCCGCCGCGGCCGACGCCGCCGCGACGCTGATCGCCAACGCGGTCGACCTGCCCGGGCATCCGGGCGTCGAGCGCGTGGCCGCCACCGACCTCGACCCGGATTCCGACCTCGGCGAGCGCCTCGTCACCGTGGCGGTGCCGGCTCTCTCGGACCATGAGATCGAGGCCGCCCTCGAGGCCGGGCGGCGCCGGGCAACGGCGATGCGCGCCGCCGGCCTGATCCGCTCCGCCGCCCTGATGCTCCAGGGCCGCTCCGTCGTTCTCGACGACACACATATTCTCGAAGACACGTCACTTTTCGAAAAGACCCGGGAGATCCGCCCATGATCGAGGTCCGCAAGATCGTCGTCACCGTCGAGGAGGTCCGCCACGACGGCGGCCCCGTGCTCGCGACCCCGATCCTCAAGGGCTCGGTCGCCTGCCTCGTGAAGAACCCCTTCGCAGGGCGCTACGAGCCCGAGATCACGCCGATGATGGACGCGTTGAAGCCGCTCGGCGTCGAATGCGCCCGCAAGCTCCTCGACGCGCTCGGCGGCGATCCCGGCCGGATCGAGGCCTACGGCAAGGGCTCGCTGGTGGGGGCCGCCGGCGAACTGGAGCACGGGGCTTTGTGGCACGTGCCCGGCGGCTACGCGATGCGCGAGCTGCTCGGCCAGGCGCTCGCCATCGTGCCGTCGATGACCAAGGTCGGGCCGATGGGCGCCGCCCTCGACGTGCCGATCCACCACAAGGACGCCGCCTATGTCCGCTCGCATTTCGACGGCGTCACGGTGGCGGTGGCGGACGGGCCGCGCGCCGACGAGATCCTGTTCGCCCTCGCGATGACTACCGGCGGACGACCGCATGCCCGGGTCGGAGGCCTGGCGAAGGACGCGATCGCGAAGTGGGACGGGCAGCGGTGATGGGAAGATTCTTCACGACGTCCGGAATAAAACCAACCCCCTTTCCGGACGACTGAAGCGACAGCGGAAGGAGATCCGGGAACCAGGGGAGACGTGCCGCGAAGCGGCTCCTTATGCTGCACCGTTGCAGAGGAGCGGACGCTTCGCGACTGCTTGCGCTGGATCCCGGATCTCCTTCCGCTGACGTTGCAGTCGTCCGGGAAAAGGGGTGGGAGTCAGAAACGTGGCCGGCCTCGAACGAAGCGGCGTCCCTCACGCCGCCCCCCGCTCCGGCACCTCCACCTCCGGCCGCAGCCCGGCACTCGCCTCGACGCGGTTCCGCCCGTTGCGCTTGCAGCGGTAGAGCGCGGCATCGGCGCGGGCGACGAGGCTGTCGGTGCTCTCGCCCGGCGCCAGGACGG
This is a stretch of genomic DNA from Methylobacterium sp. 17Sr1-1. It encodes these proteins:
- a CDS encoding 6-hydroxynicotinate reductase; protein product: MSADSLSTEARSKKFGAAEADGIVRCDACPVLCRIRPGRSGACSRYANEDGHLVRTDPVVLLHDAAEAGQKLVPFGAAEWDGRVLDPSRTFVTGIGAGTTYPDYKPAPFIVASEHEGVETVTVVTEGIFSYCGVKVKIDTDRHLGPERAGVRVNGEEVGHVTTAEYGSQMLSVGGVRHLTGGSKKEGNVTCDTLLRLCSGDAVTMTIDGGHEVVVQAGHAPIVDGTPEQRMRVGCGSATVGIFARQWLGHADEVIVVDDHITGVLTEHQAGKVLGMRPAGIRVKGRRSTPGRYFQVANPGVGWGGTDIADPLGIIQAIDPATAWPGLRLLMTSTTGEHALWLVLDDDLKPVPAEMPAPVRGVVDRIGENCEPSLCTVLFMAGAGGSLRAGVTENPVLLTRSVAAGETKVTMGGAPVTVWPGGGITVMADVTRLPKNAFGSVPTPAIVAPIEFTLPRDLYARLGGHDGDVVTMTDVLREVGPAARIDPWHPGHPWPAGEVAGGSA
- a CDS encoding UPF0280 family protein — encoded protein: MDGPAHQVLADGRLHLQHGPIDLVLRAYGAEAAVDEAHRAAFARFATILGELVAELPELRKPISERPRVEGAVARRMVAACRPHRAFITPMAAVAGAVADEILDAMGEAAPLDKAFVNDGGDIALYLTEGETLSVGVAADFSRGPVPAMNGRVTLRHRDGIGGIATSGRQGRSFSLGLADSVTVLARNAAAADAAATLIANAVDLPGHPGVERVAATDLDPDSDLGERLVTVAVPALSDHEIEAALEAGRRRATAMRAAGLIRSAALMLQGRSVVLDDTHILEDTSLFEKTREIRP
- a CDS encoding MarR family transcriptional regulator; the encoded protein is MNAPHPRKAPPEVDAEAVRAYRVEEQIGYLIRRAHQRASAIFETVMRDFSVTPVQFAVMTKLHDLGATSQNQVGRLVGVDPATMFGVARRLTTRGLVRPTADEADARLVLLTLTAEGIAVIEAMKSRGAEVTARTLEPLAPEEAATLVRLLARLG
- a CDS encoding amino acid synthesis family protein, which produces MIEVRKIVVTVEEVRHDGGPVLATPILKGSVACLVKNPFAGRYEPEITPMMDALKPLGVECARKLLDALGGDPGRIEAYGKGSLVGAAGELEHGALWHVPGGYAMRELLGQALAIVPSMTKVGPMGAALDVPIHHKDAAYVRSHFDGVTVAVADGPRADEILFALAMTTGGRPHARVGGLAKDAIAKWDGQR